AAAATCGAATTAGCAATCTACAACATCAAAGGCCAGAAAGTGAAAACTCTGCTGGATTGTACAACAGCACCTGGTACATACGAATGCAATTGGAATGGAAAAGATAGCACCAACAAAAGCGTCTCTACGGGAGAATACTTCGCCAAACTTAAAATTGATGGTGAAGAAGTGGAAGTGAAGAAAATGATTTTATTGAAGTGATTTTGCGTCATCCTGAGTATTTCTTTCACAGTAAGTTGACGAAGGATTAGCGAGTTTATATTTCGTCGTTTGCCAAGAAGTGTTCCTCAATATGACGTTGTTGATTTTCCGTCAGCTTCTCTCAGCACTTCTATTATTAGCTGTCGGAAAAGTATAATAGATCTCTTATCGAATGTTATTTAGGAATTTTTCAGAACTTTCCGAAACCAATAAAGTAGGGTTTGCGAGAGAAGGTTTCGGAAAGGATGTTATTTCTTTTCTTCCTTTATTTCTCGTTCCCAAATTCCGTTTGGGAATGCAATATTAGGCAAAACTCCTGTTTTGCAGTAAACTTTCAGCATTCTATGTTTGTACTTTGTTCACGAGTCAAATCTGCAATAACTTTCCGAAACCAATAAAGAAGAGTTTGCGAGAGAAGGTTTCGGAAAGGATGTTATTTCTTTTCTTCCTTTTTCTTCTTCACTTTTAGATATTTATTTCCTTCTTTTTTTATCAACTGGTAACGCAAAAGCATATCAATCACATTTTTGGAAAAATAACGTAAAGATTGAAACAAACAGTCATCTTCAAAGCTCTTTTTTAGTTCGCTTTTGCTCATACGGTCGATTATCTCCATCACACCATCAAATGTGATGCCGTCATCACCGATTTTCTGGAACACTTTTCTATCAATATCTCTCATTTCTATTTCCTTAAAAATCTTTTCTTTGGACAAAAAACTGTGTGTTTGTCAGGATTGTCAAAGAGTAAAATGAGGAATTGAAAAATTGAGTACAAAACCCTTCTGTTCCGAAATTATTCGCAACATCTCCCCTTGTGAAGGGGAGCAATAAGGAATTGGTAAGTTAAATGAAGAAAGTCCTGATAATTGTTTATTACTGGCCGCCCAGTGGCGGAGCAGGCGTGCAGCGCTGGCTCAAATTCGTGAAATATTTACCGCAATTTGGCTGGCAGCCAACTGTTATCACCACCAAAAAAGGAGATTATCCTGCCCTTGATCATTCATTAGAAAGAGAAGTTCCACAAGATGTTCAAGTTATCAGAACAAAAACGCCAACATTTGGAAAATTCTTTTCGCAGAAAGGTTCACAATCGACTCCTTATGGCAGTTTAGAAATAAATAGCAATGATTCAATATTAAAGAAGTTATCTATCTGGATTCGCTTGAACCTGGTTATTCCTGATGCTCGTAAGATTTGGAATAAATATGCTCTACAAGCTGCCAAAAAAGAATTGGGTGTTAATAATTATGATTGCATTGTAACATCTGGTCCTCCTCATTCTACGCATTTGATCGGTCTAAAGTTAAAGAAAAAATTCAAAATTAAATGGATTGCAGATTTTCGTGATCCCTGGACGAAAATAGATTACCTGGAAAAAGTTAAACGAAATCCGATTACAGAAAATTTGGATAGAAAATTGGAAGATCAAGTTGTACAAAATTGTGACCTGGTTCTCAGTATTAACCAGAAAATTATTTCAGATCTTAAGGTAGATTCAAAAAGCAGAATAATCTCCAATGGTTTTGATCCGGAAGATTTTGAAGACATTCAAAAAAAGAAAAATGATAAATTCACGATCAGCTATTTTGGCAATATCACCATCGAACGCAATCCTGAGATAATAATAGAAGTTATAAATCAGATACCCGAGGTTGCTAATGAATGCAGAATCGATTTCTGGGGAAATGTTAGTAAAAATGTAACTGAAAAACTAAAAGATTTGGATGAGCATCAAATAGTTATTTTCCATTCTTATATTTCTCATCGAGAAGTTTTGGAGAAAATGATCAGCTCAGACCTGTTAATTTTAGTGATTAACAACGTTCCAGATAACAAAGGAATTCTTACTGGAAAGCTCTATGAATATCTTGGTTCGGGAGTACCAATACTGGGAATTGGACCTGTAAAAGGAGACGCAGCAGCAATCCTGAAAGACTCTAAATCGGGACAGATGTTCGATTACAATGACAAATCTGGAATTTCGGACTTCATAAAAAAACACTTTAATACCAGAAGCAAAGTGAATCGAAACAGAAGTAAAATTGAAAAATACAGCAGAAAAGAGCAAACTAAACTTTTAGCGGAGATTCTTTCGAAACCTTGAAAAGGTTTATAAGACTGTGACTTACTTGTAAACCTTTTCAAGGTTAATAAAAAGCCCCCGAAAACTCGAGGGCTTTAATCTATCTTATTTTAGATTATTTCATCACTCCCAACCAGTCTCCCAAAAGGAACTGGATTCGACCGATAAGTAGTGAAATACGCGCCATCACTGTATAACCAAATGAGGCACCGAAACCTACCATCATGTACCAGATTCCGATATTGGTGATTTTGCCGTAAACGCCCTTATGTTCCTTACTAAAGAAGAAATACAGCAGGATGGTAATTGTACCGACAAATATCAAGGCAGAGTTCAAAGTTTCGATCGGCATCATGGCACTACGCATCTGCACCAGCACGGAAGCATGCATGGAAAGCGGTACACCCATACCAACGATGGCCATACCAAATACGATAGGATAACGTGACAACCAACTGTAATTTTTGCTGAAACGGAATATGTATAATGAACCCATCAAGGCCGGGATCAGAATCCAGAAGTTGTGTTCCACAAATATTGGTCTATAAACAAACGGTATGAACGTATTGATATAGACAAGAGGAATGGCGTATCCCATGGAAACGCCCACGAACATGGCTTCGGCAAATTTGTAAAATGGATTGTCCTTGTACAGGAAAGAAAATATACTCAGCGTAAAAAACGCTGCAATGAAATTGCTTATTGCTTCAAATGACATGTCTTCCTCCTTCTATTTCTTTGCATCTCGTTTTTTGTTCACGAAGTAACCAATATTACCCAGAACAATGAAAACGATTATCATAATATGAGCTATTGTCTGCGCATTCATGCCGAGTCGAGCCATCTTATAACTTGTGTTTTTGATGTCGGATAGCTTTATCCAACTATCTTTGAGAACTTCTTTGCTATAATTACGCGAAACAATTTTTTCTACGCCATTTTCTTTGACCCGGTGCATGGCAAATACATCTACCAGTTTTTCATATTCTGCTGCACCTTTCAATCCTGCCAGCATACCGACCAATTGTCCGGTTTGCAGATAAGGATAATTATCGGCAGCCATCACGGCAGTAACACCGGCAGCTACATTTGCACCAAATCTGGAACGAGCATATGTGATCCATCTGACTACTGCTGCCGAAGCAGCAAAATCTACTACCAGGTTCATTTCATTATAATTCTTTATTTCTTTCATGATTTCCAGATTTTCCACGATCCTGCCTTCATCATCAGTTTCCACCGCTTTGGCGATATCGTCTCCCATTCCCAAAACGATCGGAGTGAAAAGTGCCCAGGGTTTGAAACCGAAATTCACATAATCAATTCCAGATTGAACGTTGAAGTCTTCTTTGGCGGTTTGTAAGGCATAATCCATGAGAGGTTTGGCAGTAGGCAGAAAGCAGATGGTGAAAACCGGTATCTTTCTTTGGAAGCAATGCCGTAAAATAGATACTTCCATTGGAAATAATTCTGCCATGGTAGAAGCATCATGATTGAACACCAGAAGAACAGCTCTATCTCTTCGGCCCAGATTGGTTTCCGGCGAAACGAACGAATCGATTTTCTTGTAAACATTTTCTGCCGGTTCAGTTACGTAGGTTTTGCTGTTAAACGGAATGATCAAAGGCAGGATGATGGCAAGAGCTACAACCAGATAGATGTAGCGTCTATCCAGAGCCTGCATACGATCAAAGAAATTCTTTTTTTCGTTCGCCATTATTCACCTCCACCCAGATATGTTCGCTCAATTCCAAGCAGAATTTTAAGTGAAGTTGCCGTCATTCCCAAACCAACTCCCAAGGCAATGCCGCGTTTTGCAGCCAGGTTGGGAACGTTCAAAATCCAATTGGAAACTTCCGGGATCCATTTGGAGATTGCCATACCGATCGGTACTTGTCCCAGCATCACGATAATAGCTGCGGCTAAAAGTACGGTAGCTTCCAGTGATCTTGCCCTGAATGCCTTGTAAGCTGCCGAAGCAATATAAAATGCCAAGAGCGAGAACATGGTTGCTCCCATTGGCAATTGAATATTCTTGAAAGTCCACATGAAGGGAGTTCCTTCCTGAGTTCCCCAAATGAAGCCTATCGCTCCTGTTACGATCAGCGATAAAAGCGTTACAACACTATATTGCCAGTTTGGCACTTTCCTTCTGATCTTGGCTGTATTTACCATGAACAGGCTCATAATGCCCAATAAAACCATGAAAGGTGAAATTGCTTTCATCCAGGTCTGATACCAATCATAAAAATCGGCAGAAGCTTTATGAGGAACAAAAGTATGGATGGCAAATATGAATCCGAGTATTATTACTATTAATAATGGTATTTGTCTTTTCATTTATCCTCCTATTTCTCAGGGAACGAATTGATCAGGAATGTGAGGTGAGATGTGGAAAGCACAGTTCCGAACAGTATGAAGATCAAGATCAATAATTTTAGATAATCAACAGCTTTCAATGTTCCCAGTTGTTTTGGTTCACGAGCCATGTAGGCTGAAGCGGCATAGAGTTCTTCTCCTATCAGGGTATAATCGCAAGTAGTTATAAAGAAAGGAATCTGGGTAACAGCGTCTGTACCGGAAATCTGGATAGCTCCGGTGCTGGCACCGGTTTCGGTCATCAGCAGAGCTTCTGCCCAGAACATTCCCATATAGAAGTTTGTAGCTGTTTTTTCACGAACCATGATACCATTGACTCCAGCCACAAAAGCAAATTGTGTCTGCGTGATAAAGAAAACACTGCCTTTATCGAATGAATCGGGTCTTCCCGCTTCATAATGAGCTTCCTTAACTATTTCCTGAGCAACGGGCAGAACCAGATAATCGCGGCAGGGAACCAGGATTTTTGTATCATATTCGGCAGCTTTCTTGGCAACTTTACTCAAAATCGCCAAACCAGCTAATGTTGCCACATCACCGATGCCCGAAGTTCCTGGTACGAACAGGATAGGTTTACCCATTTCTGTAGCACGACCGATGGCATTGTCAATTTCCTGAATACCGGCAATTGGTCGAATGTAAAGATCGTGACCTTTACGAGCTTTATTGATCATTACAAACACCAGAACTCCGAATAACAGAGAAGCGATAAGAGTGGGCAGCATTTTTACGTTGAACCAGTTTGACCAGGGTTTAAAGAACTGTGTTCCCCAACCTTCAAGATGTTTGGAATAAAGAGTAGTAGGTCTGAACGGTTTGTCTAAAACCAGTACATCTGTACTTGAAAAGCGTGCTTTGCCGGCACTTTTTACGATTTTGTATTCGAAAGAACGGACAGCGTTTCTTCTAACCATCTGCAAATATTTGGTGCGATTATATTTGCTTTTATAGCTGCTGGCTTTTTGCAGGATAGGATTATTTTCCAGATTTTCTAACTGCTCGGTATAATAATCTATTGCTTCAATTGCATCAGCAATCTCAGCTTCAGTTTCCAAGGTGTCTTTGCTGGCAGTATATTTATCTATTTCCTGCTGATATGTTTCCTTGTTCTTTTCCATTTCTGAACGATAAAGATTGGCACTAAGTCCTCTTTTCAAACTGAATGTAGGAGAAAATAGATAAAGAGCTTTATCTTCGTTGTATTCTTTGATTATCTTGAAATTGGTTATTCCATGACGGATATTATCAGCAAGTTCACGGTAAGAACCATTTACTTTTCTGGAAAGTCTGTATTCCGAGCTGGTGTAATTTTTCTTGTACACAAAATATTGATAATCGCTCAGGTATTCTTCGTATTCGCCATTTTGCAGTAAAGCTTTTCCAGGCATCATGGAAAGTGATATTTCATCGAATGTAACCGTTTGTGAGATCATATATTTTTCTGGAAGGGGTTTATTGCATTTGAATGTCATATCGAAATGTAGTTTTTGTTTTTTATCTGAATCATCGGGCAGTTTCACAATTATTTTATTGTCGAGGTAGTATTCATTTACAAAATCTATCTCCTTTCCAAAATCATCAAACACGCGGAAATAAATATTTCTGATTATATAATTTTGATTTGTTTGAGGTTCATAATTAATCAGTAATTTTGTTTTTTCTTTGTTCACGTAGTTGGAAGTAGTGATATAAACCGTAGGCATTTCCCACATTATCAGATTGTAATCTCCTTTATCATTGGGAGCATCAGCCACATCGAAATTTCCAATTCTGGGCAGATCATTCGTCGTGATAATGTCGGCCTGAGCTTTATCGGAAAAAGTTTCATAGCCGGAATAATCATCAAAAGAGAAAACAAAATAGTAGTCGTTCAGATTATTCTCATCGAACAATACATCGATGTTGTTTTCTTCATCAATAATCTTATTATCTTCGATTTGGATTGCGGCGGTAACATCCGGAGTGTAGGGGTAGCCGCTGCCACGGCGAAAGATTAATTGTAGAGGATTTTCGGTTTCTGGTTCATATACTCCTAACGTGGGATCTTCTTTTACTGCAACATCATTTTCTTCTTTCAATTTCTGTTCCAGCAGATATTTGTCGTATTGAGCCAGATCCTTTTCGGAAAGCAGGTAGATGCTGTGATGCCAATGGTCATCGGCAAATGAAGCCAGTTCCCACTCGAATTGCAGTCGTTTTTCATCTTCTACATAAGCAGCAAAAAACTCTTTCGGCTTTTCCGGCGAATTGTCTCTGGGAATACCCACTTCTGGAATTGCATGTGGATGAAACCTGCGTGCTTCATCAACTGCCACCACGGTGTAATAATACTCGTGATCGGCAATTAATTTTTTGGCAAACTGGGCCACATGGCGCAATTTGATTCCGCCATACACTTCGGTTTCTTCATCTTTTTCTACTTCTACTTTCTTAGTATTGTAGTAGAAATCATTTTCTTCTATCACAGCCAGAATGTCATATTCTTTCAGCTGAGGTCCCACAATTTTGATGTCGCGGGGATAGCGACGGAAAAGGACACCATCTTTTGGTTGACCCTGTTCGCGTTTTAATTTTCCATGAGCTTGAGTATCCAGAAAGTAATTAAAATCTGTGTCGTAGAAATTGAGTTCATCGGCCAATACGCCTGTTTTCACATTTACATCGATCTTTCCAATAAAGAAAAGAGAATCCAAGGTAACACCACGGTAAACGCGGTATTCGATGATCCTTCTTTCTTTTGGCAGAGGTCGCCAGCTGATTCTTAGTCCCGATCCATCATCGTTGGGAATGTCATGCGTTTGCAGTTTCGTGACGATGTAATCTGCATCTGTTAAGTTCGCATGAGATGGAAGAGGAATAAGCAGAAAGCTAAAGACCAGCAAAATCAGGAGTGAACCCGATTTAGAAAGGTTTAACTTCATAAATTTCTCCTTACTTTATTTTTTCCAGTTTTAACTGTCTTAAAACTCAAAATTTTTGCAAAAACATTCTTTAACAGCTTTATTGTCAACCATAATTTCTTTATTATATCTTAACATTATTTAACACTATACACCAATTTCACTGAGCGATTAGTCACTGAGTTTATATTCAGAAGTTTTTTGTCAATCTTTTATTTCTAAGTTGAGTTTGTAAAATTATAATAACAAGCCTGTTAAACTATGTAAGGTCAGGTTTATTCTTGATCGGAAATGAAATAACTGTTTAATGCATCGACTGTTTTTTGAAAGTCTTCCATTTCTTTTTGGGGAACTGGTGGTCCGGCAACGTTTTTCAATCTTAGCGGATTTATAGGTTTACCACGATGATAAATTGTATAATGTAGATGTGGACCGGTTGACCTTCCTGTAGAACCTACATAACCAATTATATCATGCTGTTGAACACGCATTCCCACTTTGTATTTTCCATATTTACTAAGATGACCATAAAGAGTTACATAACCATTTGCATGTCTTATCTTCACAGTGTTTCCCGTATGATTTGGATGCCAGGCAGCATAGATCACTGTTCCGTCTGCAGTGGCTTCTACAGGAGTTCCACGTGCTGCTCCATAATCTACTCCGCTATGAAAACTAACTTTCTTTGTAACGGGATGAACTCTTTTTCCAAAATAAGAAGTTATCCTGCTATAATTTAGAGGAGATTTCAAAAAAGCTTTCTGAAATGATTTTCCAGTCTCGTCATAATATTTTGCAATGCCTTTTTTGTTTTTATATCGATAAGCAATTTTATCGTAACCTTTAGTGTTGTATTGGGCTGCCAGGATATTTCCGGTTTTTACATAAATGCTGTCTTTGGTGATGTAT
The genomic region above belongs to Candidatus Cloacimonadota bacterium and contains:
- a CDS encoding glycosyl transferase family 1, producing the protein MKKVLIIVYYWPPSGGAGVQRWLKFVKYLPQFGWQPTVITTKKGDYPALDHSLEREVPQDVQVIRTKTPTFGKFFSQKGSQSTPYGSLEINSNDSILKKLSIWIRLNLVIPDARKIWNKYALQAAKKELGVNNYDCIVTSGPPHSTHLIGLKLKKKFKIKWIADFRDPWTKIDYLEKVKRNPITENLDRKLEDQVVQNCDLVLSINQKIISDLKVDSKSRIISNGFDPEDFEDIQKKKNDKFTISYFGNITIERNPEIIIEVINQIPEVANECRIDFWGNVSKNVTEKLKDLDEHQIVIFHSYISHREVLEKMISSDLLILVINNVPDNKGILTGKLYEYLGSGVPILGIGPVKGDAAAILKDSKSGQMFDYNDKSGISDFIKKHFNTRSKVNRNRSKIEKYSRKEQTKLLAEILSKP
- a CDS encoding M23 family metallopeptidase; the encoded protein is MNRFFLIFFVLIFFLISCQKEEPKEVIEIDPFHYKRGELEKGETLANALMDEEIDNATVYMLVNKLNAIYDLRYSHPADSFLVVLDSSDVVNQLHFMPDQIYTYSVMMDTFNPEKDSVYNYYTKIDTLPTYKVTKVIEGQIDTSLWQGVLDANGNPNLAMTFTQIFQWDIDFFIDPQKGDKFKMVYEEYITKDSIYVKTGNILAAQYNTKGYDKIAYRYKNKKGIAKYYDETGKSFQKAFLKSPLNYSRITSYFGKRVHPVTKKVSFHSGVDYGAARGTPVEATADGTVIYAAWHPNHTGNTVKIRHANGYVTLYGHLSKYGKYKVGMRVQQHDIIGYVGSTGRSTGPHLHYTIYHRGKPINPLRLKNVAGPPVPQKEMEDFQKTVDALNSYFISDQE